One region of Wyeomyia smithii strain HCP4-BCI-WySm-NY-G18 chromosome 3, ASM2978416v1, whole genome shotgun sequence genomic DNA includes:
- the LOC129729902 gene encoding proton-coupled folate transporter-like, producing the protein MKESDRNVKRNRFKKLISYVTVEPVVLFFLLSVISSTGLRVFEYEKACATKLNVDLSVCEYFAQLEDDNICETLDTLNSTLQQHSGKDRFDETNRMQFARTVCSAKEAATNEVALLNSYRSIITGLVQAVVLIFLGSWSDRVGLRKPCLLIPIAADIISFCVLITSALFMREIALEVTGILPNLITALSGGVPLIITGIYSYLTICTSEKNRTFRFAWAAVVIATVPILANFASGFLYKSLGFIKLCSICIMFDAIGLLYGLFILKEPTPAKRLSEGPEQTKQYDSTNYQQSLRKLFDLTLVLDCVRMVLRKREHKVRTILMLTLFVYFINYGALGDTESAAILAYLKFNWITHLGTWISYDLLTTLLGTLLAMGVLSKRCGVPDFLICVFSVCFTLIAKPIMAYAVSAVKPYLYYVATSIDMFEGSKTVAIRSIVSKLVEQDEIGKMLAIMGIVDSTQVVIFPTLYSVVYLKSQEFFIGTVFLVCEAFLLLSLVLYLFLLIFSKDSDKLQASHSEDGVDNPAMEITALASGVVYLKSMQEKFLFSLTLYVKFKMYNNVLIKNNIL; encoded by the exons ATGAAAGAATCGGATCGAAATGTTAAGCGCAACAGGTTCAAAAAGCTCATATCTTATGTAACTGTCGAACCtgttgtattattttttttattgagcgTTATTTCATCTACGGGGTTAAGAGTTTTCGAGTATGAAAAA GCTTGTGCGACTAAGTTGAATGTGGATCTCAGTGTTTGTGAATACTTTGCTCAACTTGAAGACGATAACATTTGTGAAACGTTAGATACCTTGAACAGTACTTTGCAGCAGCATTCCGGCAAGGATAGATTCGATGAAACCAACCGGATGCAATTTGCTCGTACTGTTTGTTCCGCGAAGGAAGCGGCTACCAATGAGGTTGCATTACTAAACTCGTACCGGAGCATCATTA CGGGACTCGTGCAAGCTGTGGTTCTAATTTTCCTTGGCAGTTGGAGTGACAGGGTTGGACTGCGAAAGCCATGTCTACTTATTCCAATTGCTGCTGATATAATAAGCTTTTGCG TACTTATTACGAGTGCCTTATTCATGCGCGAAATTGCACTGGAAGTTACTGGTATTCTACCAAATCTGATCACTGCGCTAAGTGGAGGCGTGCCGCTAATTATAACCGGAATCTACAGTTATTTGACGATTTGTACGTCGGAAAAGAATCGAACTTTTCGGTTTGCTTGGGCGGCGGTTGTGATTGCCACTGttcctattttggccaattTCGCCAGTGGCTTTTTATACAAATCGCTAGGATTCATCA AACTATGCTCGATATGTATCATGTTCGATGCCATTGGATTACTGTATGGACTGTTTATCTTGAAGGAACCAACCCCAGCCAAACGTCTTTCGGAGGGTCCAGAACAAACGAAACAATACGATTCAACTAACTATCAGCAATCACTGCGCAAACTGTTTGATCTGACATTGGTGCTGGATTGCGTTCGGATGGTGTTGAGAAAACGTGAACACAAAGTGAGGACCATTTTGATGCTAaccttgtttgtttatttcatcAACTACGGTGCATTGGGTGATACGGAGTCTGCAGCTATTTTGGCTTATTTGAAGTTCAACTGGATAACACATTTGGGTACGTGGATTTCATACGATTTACTGACTACGCTGTTGGGTACCCTTTTGGCCATGGGAGTGCTGAGCAAGCGGTGCGGTGTTCCGGATTTTCTCATCTGTGTGTTTTCTGTGTGCTTCACTCTAATCGCAAAACCAATTATG GCTTATGCAGTGAGTGCAGTCAAACCGTACCTGTACTATGTTGCCACGTCTATCGATATGTTCGAGGGCAGCAAAACAGTGGCCATTCGCAGTATCGTTTCGAAGCTGGTAGAACAGGATGAAATTG GGAAAATGCTCGCCATCATGGGGATTGTCGATTCTACCCAGGTGGTGATATTTCCGACGCTCTACAGTGTGGTGTATCTGAAGAGTCAGGAGTTTTTCATTGGAACAGTATTTCTGGTGTGCGAAGCGTTTCTTTTGCTTTCGCTAGTATTATACCT gtttttattgatattttccaAGGATTCCGATAAGCTTCAAGCAAGTCATAGCGAGGACGGTGTGGACAATCCTGCCATGGAAATTACTGCGCT TGCCTCGGGAGTTGTCTATTTAAAATCAATGCAGGAAAAATTTTTATTCTCTCTAACTCTATACGTCAAATTTAAGATGTACAATAACGTGCTTATAAAGAACAATATTTTGTAA
- the LOC129733009 gene encoding uncharacterized protein LOC129733009: MATKRAFHILEQRNTNENQHVGKTPLAGKNEARFPLKLALKDLTNNSSSRSNLVSKTPLNLNTKKGVKPKSFTSSTSSQKKLSDSGPKQQTITGKKESSAAAFNIFTPQDAEYRLSERSCLREDLLEQMIEFRGEVYRPTIKPMRQLRIEPIDLPELDVPQVRKERPPASISRNLLFDLPEVELPDLDFMF; this comes from the exons ATGGCTACGAAACGGGCATTTCATATCCTCGAGCAGCGAAATACCAACGAAAATCAACATGTCGGCA AAACTCCATTGGCAGGTAAAAACGAAGCTCGTTTCCCGCTTAAACTAGCCCTAAAAGATCTTACCAACAACTCATCTTCGCGTTCTAACTTGGTCAGTAAAACTCCGCTAAATTTAAATACCAAAAAGGGCGTCAAGCCGAAGTCTTTCACTTCCTCAACTTCGAGTCAGAAAAAGTTGTCGGATAGTGGTCCGAAGCAGCAAACAATTACCGGTAAAAAAGAATCATCCGCGGCggctttcaatatttttacaccTCAAGACGCGGAATATAGACTTTCGGAGAGGTCTTGTCTGCGGGAGGATCTACTGGAGCAGATGATCGAATTCAGAGGAGAAGTATACCGTCCAACTATTAAACCAATGAGACAACTGCGAATTGAACCGATAGATCTGCCGGAATTGGATGTTCCGCAGGTAAGGAAAGAACGTCCACCAGCTTCAATTTCCCGAAACCTATTGTTTGATCTACCCGAGGTGGAATTACCTGATCTTGACTTTATGTTTTAA